A genomic window from Glycine soja cultivar W05 chromosome 10, ASM419377v2, whole genome shotgun sequence includes:
- the LOC114372179 gene encoding acylamino-acid-releasing enzyme-like isoform X1 has protein sequence MACSRVANWCVAVAVSPSTLFPRISPTLNPNLNYLSSSVAPTPLSLSLTGSRRFSSSPVSAMDKEDAAAAEQEYALHSTLLLEFTAISAIDKAWLFKSHTHTASASSSHAMFCVSQPNLLVNKRKKSIVSATILTQNDASSVTFQWAPFPIQVSGVSAMVPSPSGSKLLIVRNPESDGPCRFEIWSSSQLQKEFHIPPSKHGSVYTDGWFEGISWNSDETCIAYVAEEPAPTKPTFNDLGGYKKAGSSEKDCGTWKGQGEWEEDWGETYAGKRQPAPFVININSGEVQAVKGIDKSLSVGQVVWAPSTEGSAQHLVFVGWTFETRKLGIKYCYNRPCALYVVKAPHHESKANETEIHSTEDVQAVNLTQTISSAFFPRFSPDGKFLVFVSARSSVDSGVHSATDSLHRIDWPEDSKLYKSAKIHEVIPVVLFAEDGGFPGLYCSTILSDPWLSDGYTLVIASIWHSSQVLLSINVLSGELLRITPADSNFSWSLLALDGNNILAVSSSPVDVPQIKYGAIVKKAANNKEWSWSDVANPIFKCSDKVRSLISSLTFSIMKISVKDISASLTKGASQPYEAIFVSSKTKKSDALDPLIVVLHGGPHTVSLSSFSKPLAYLSSLGYSLLIVNYRGSLGFGEEALQSLPGKAGSQDVNDVLTAIDHVINLGLASPSKIAVLGGSHGGFLTTHLIGQAPEKFVAAAARNPVCNLALMVGTTDIPDWCYVETYGTKGRDKFTEAPSAEDLTLFYSKSPIAHLSKVKTPTIFLLGAQDLRVPISTGLQYARALREKGVQVKVIVFPNDVHGIERPQSDFESYLNIAMWFNKYCK, from the exons atggcatgCAGCAGGGTAGCTAATTGGTGTGTAGCAGTAGCAGTATCACCATCAACTTTATTCCCCCGAATTTCTCCCACTCTTAATcctaatcttaattatttatcatcatCAGTAGCACCCacccctctctctctttctctcactgG cAGCAGAAGGTTTTCATCCTCACCCGTTTCAGCCATGGATAAGGAAGACGCAGCGGCGGCGGAGCAAGAATACGCACTTCACTCCACCTTACTCCTGGAATTCACCGCCATTTCCGCCATCGACAAGGCATGGCTCTTCAAATCCCACACTCACACCG CCTCGGCTTCTTCTTCGCATGCAATGTTCTGCGTTAGTCAACCCAACCTCTTGGTCAACAAGAGGAAGAAATCCATCGTCTCCGCCACCATTCTCACACAAAACGACGCCTCCTCCGTCACGTTTCAGTGGGCTCCGTTTCCGATCCAAGTTTCCGGAGTCTCCGCAATGGTTCCGTCTCCTTCTGGATCCAAGCTTCTAATCGTTCGAAATCCCGAGAGCGATGGCCCTTGCCGCTTCGAAATCTGGAGCTCCTCTCAACTCCAAAAGGAGTTCCATATCCCTCCATCTAAGCATGGTTCTGTCTACACTGATGGATG GTTTGAGGGAATTTCTTGGAATTCGGATGAAACTTGTATAGCGTATGTAGCTGAAGAGCCGGCCCCTACAAAGCCCACATTCAATGATCTGGGTGGCTACAAGAAAGCTGGTTCTTCAGAAAAGGATTGTGGTACCTGGAAAGGCCAAGGGGAGTGGGAGGAGGACTGGGGAGAGACATATGCAGGGAAGAGGCAgcctgcgccttttgtcatcaacatcaacag TGGAGAAGTACAAGCAGTCAAAGGAATTGACAAGTCTTTGAGTGTCGGACAAGTTGTGTGGGCTCCATCAACTGAAGGCTCTGCGCAACATCTGGTTTTTGTTGGATGGACATTTGAGACAAGAAAGCTTGGTATTAAGTACTGCTATAACAGGCCATGTGCATTATATGTTGTTAAAGCACCACACCATGAGTCAAAAGCTAATGAAACTGAGATTCA CTCAACTGAAGATGTTCAGGCTGTTAACCTAACTCAAACCATAAGTAGCGCTTTCTTTCCACGGTTCAG CCCAGATGGAAAGTTTCTTGTATTTGTATCTGCAAGAAGCTCGGTTGATTCTGGAGTCCATTCTGCTACTGATTCACTTCATAGAATTGATTGGCCTGAAGATTCAAAGCTTTATAAATCAGCTAAAATTCATGAAgtg attCCAGTTGTGTTGTTTGCTGAGGATGGTGGCTTCCCTGGGCTTTACTGTTCAACTATCCTTAGTGATCCATGGCTTTCTGATGGCTACACTTTGGTTATAGCATCTATCTGGCACAGCAGTCAAGTTTTACTTTCCATCAATGTGTTGAG TGGAGAACTATTGCGTATCACCCCTGCTGACTCAAACTTCTCTTGGAGTCTCCTTGCATTGGATGGGAACAATATTCTTGCTG TTTCTAGCAGTCCAGTAGATGTTCCTCAAATCAAGTATGGAGCCATTGTTAAGAAGGCAGCTAATAATAAAGAATGGAGTTGGTCAGATGTCGCAAATCCCATATTTAAATGCTCTGACaag GTTAGATCCTTGATCTCCTCTCTTACATTCAGTATAATGAAGATCTCAGTCAAGGATATTTCTGCTAGCTTAACAAAAG gtGCTAGTCAACCATATGAAGCTATATTTGTGTCATCAAAAACTAAGAAAAGTGATGCACTTGATCCACTAATTGTAGTTCTTCATGGGGGACCACACACTGTCTCATTGTCAAGCTTTTCAAAGCCACTGGCTTATCTTTCTTCCCTTGGATATAGCTTGTTAATTGTGAACTACAG AGGCTCATTAGGATTTGGTGAGGAAGCCTTGCAATCTCTTCCAGGGAAAGCTGGATCTCAG GATGTCAATGATGTGCTCACTGCTATTGATCACGTCATTAACTTGGGACTTGCCAGTCCTTCAAAGATTGCAGTCCTCGGTGGCTCACATGGTGGCTTTCTGACAACCCACTTGATTGGCCAG GCACCAGAGAAATTTGTTGCAGCAGCTGCTAGAAATCCTGTATGTAACCTTGCTCTGATGGTTGGTACAACTGATATCCCTGATTGGTGCTATGTGGAGACCTATGGTACAAAGGGGAGAGATAAGTTTACTGAAGCACCTTCAGCAGAAGATCTAACACTATTTTATAGCAAATCTCCTATTGCACACCTCTCAAAG
- the LOC114372179 gene encoding acylamino-acid-releasing enzyme-like isoform X2, with protein sequence MACSRVANWCVAVAVSPSTLFPRISPTLNPNLNYLSSSVAPTPLSLSLTGRRFSSSPVSAMDKEDAAAAEQEYALHSTLLLEFTAISAIDKAWLFKSHTHTASASSSHAMFCVSQPNLLVNKRKKSIVSATILTQNDASSVTFQWAPFPIQVSGVSAMVPSPSGSKLLIVRNPESDGPCRFEIWSSSQLQKEFHIPPSKHGSVYTDGWFEGISWNSDETCIAYVAEEPAPTKPTFNDLGGYKKAGSSEKDCGTWKGQGEWEEDWGETYAGKRQPAPFVININSGEVQAVKGIDKSLSVGQVVWAPSTEGSAQHLVFVGWTFETRKLGIKYCYNRPCALYVVKAPHHESKANETEIHSTEDVQAVNLTQTISSAFFPRFSPDGKFLVFVSARSSVDSGVHSATDSLHRIDWPEDSKLYKSAKIHEVIPVVLFAEDGGFPGLYCSTILSDPWLSDGYTLVIASIWHSSQVLLSINVLSGELLRITPADSNFSWSLLALDGNNILAVSSSPVDVPQIKYGAIVKKAANNKEWSWSDVANPIFKCSDKVRSLISSLTFSIMKISVKDISASLTKGASQPYEAIFVSSKTKKSDALDPLIVVLHGGPHTVSLSSFSKPLAYLSSLGYSLLIVNYRGSLGFGEEALQSLPGKAGSQDVNDVLTAIDHVINLGLASPSKIAVLGGSHGGFLTTHLIGQAPEKFVAAAARNPVCNLALMVGTTDIPDWCYVETYGTKGRDKFTEAPSAEDLTLFYSKSPIAHLSKVKTPTIFLLGAQDLRVPISTGLQYARALREKGVQVKVIVFPNDVHGIERPQSDFESYLNIAMWFNKYCK encoded by the exons atggcatgCAGCAGGGTAGCTAATTGGTGTGTAGCAGTAGCAGTATCACCATCAACTTTATTCCCCCGAATTTCTCCCACTCTTAATcctaatcttaattatttatcatcatCAGTAGCACCCacccctctctctctttctctcactgG CAGAAGGTTTTCATCCTCACCCGTTTCAGCCATGGATAAGGAAGACGCAGCGGCGGCGGAGCAAGAATACGCACTTCACTCCACCTTACTCCTGGAATTCACCGCCATTTCCGCCATCGACAAGGCATGGCTCTTCAAATCCCACACTCACACCG CCTCGGCTTCTTCTTCGCATGCAATGTTCTGCGTTAGTCAACCCAACCTCTTGGTCAACAAGAGGAAGAAATCCATCGTCTCCGCCACCATTCTCACACAAAACGACGCCTCCTCCGTCACGTTTCAGTGGGCTCCGTTTCCGATCCAAGTTTCCGGAGTCTCCGCAATGGTTCCGTCTCCTTCTGGATCCAAGCTTCTAATCGTTCGAAATCCCGAGAGCGATGGCCCTTGCCGCTTCGAAATCTGGAGCTCCTCTCAACTCCAAAAGGAGTTCCATATCCCTCCATCTAAGCATGGTTCTGTCTACACTGATGGATG GTTTGAGGGAATTTCTTGGAATTCGGATGAAACTTGTATAGCGTATGTAGCTGAAGAGCCGGCCCCTACAAAGCCCACATTCAATGATCTGGGTGGCTACAAGAAAGCTGGTTCTTCAGAAAAGGATTGTGGTACCTGGAAAGGCCAAGGGGAGTGGGAGGAGGACTGGGGAGAGACATATGCAGGGAAGAGGCAgcctgcgccttttgtcatcaacatcaacag TGGAGAAGTACAAGCAGTCAAAGGAATTGACAAGTCTTTGAGTGTCGGACAAGTTGTGTGGGCTCCATCAACTGAAGGCTCTGCGCAACATCTGGTTTTTGTTGGATGGACATTTGAGACAAGAAAGCTTGGTATTAAGTACTGCTATAACAGGCCATGTGCATTATATGTTGTTAAAGCACCACACCATGAGTCAAAAGCTAATGAAACTGAGATTCA CTCAACTGAAGATGTTCAGGCTGTTAACCTAACTCAAACCATAAGTAGCGCTTTCTTTCCACGGTTCAG CCCAGATGGAAAGTTTCTTGTATTTGTATCTGCAAGAAGCTCGGTTGATTCTGGAGTCCATTCTGCTACTGATTCACTTCATAGAATTGATTGGCCTGAAGATTCAAAGCTTTATAAATCAGCTAAAATTCATGAAgtg attCCAGTTGTGTTGTTTGCTGAGGATGGTGGCTTCCCTGGGCTTTACTGTTCAACTATCCTTAGTGATCCATGGCTTTCTGATGGCTACACTTTGGTTATAGCATCTATCTGGCACAGCAGTCAAGTTTTACTTTCCATCAATGTGTTGAG TGGAGAACTATTGCGTATCACCCCTGCTGACTCAAACTTCTCTTGGAGTCTCCTTGCATTGGATGGGAACAATATTCTTGCTG TTTCTAGCAGTCCAGTAGATGTTCCTCAAATCAAGTATGGAGCCATTGTTAAGAAGGCAGCTAATAATAAAGAATGGAGTTGGTCAGATGTCGCAAATCCCATATTTAAATGCTCTGACaag GTTAGATCCTTGATCTCCTCTCTTACATTCAGTATAATGAAGATCTCAGTCAAGGATATTTCTGCTAGCTTAACAAAAG gtGCTAGTCAACCATATGAAGCTATATTTGTGTCATCAAAAACTAAGAAAAGTGATGCACTTGATCCACTAATTGTAGTTCTTCATGGGGGACCACACACTGTCTCATTGTCAAGCTTTTCAAAGCCACTGGCTTATCTTTCTTCCCTTGGATATAGCTTGTTAATTGTGAACTACAG AGGCTCATTAGGATTTGGTGAGGAAGCCTTGCAATCTCTTCCAGGGAAAGCTGGATCTCAG GATGTCAATGATGTGCTCACTGCTATTGATCACGTCATTAACTTGGGACTTGCCAGTCCTTCAAAGATTGCAGTCCTCGGTGGCTCACATGGTGGCTTTCTGACAACCCACTTGATTGGCCAG GCACCAGAGAAATTTGTTGCAGCAGCTGCTAGAAATCCTGTATGTAACCTTGCTCTGATGGTTGGTACAACTGATATCCCTGATTGGTGCTATGTGGAGACCTATGGTACAAAGGGGAGAGATAAGTTTACTGAAGCACCTTCAGCAGAAGATCTAACACTATTTTATAGCAAATCTCCTATTGCACACCTCTCAAAG